AATAACCCCTTATTAAAAGCTTCTTCATCATAGAATGCTTTAGGCTCTCTATATTCCATTTACAATWATCCTTGATTTTTTATTTTATTAAAGAAATTACTTTAAAGACTTCATTATAGTGACACCATTACTAGTACCTATTCTATTAGCACCAGCATTTATCATTTTTATGGCATCTTCATAAGTTTTTATTCCGCCTGAAGCTTTTACTCCTATTTTATCTCCAACTGTCTTTCTCATAAGCTCAACATCATGCTCTGTAGCTCCACCTGTAGAAAAACCAGTAGAAGTCTTAACAAAATCTGCCCCAAACTCTTTAGCTATCTTACAAGCTAAAACTTTCTCTTCATCTGTTAAAAGGCAAGTCTCTATTATAACTTTAAGTACCCCTACATGACAAGCATCTCTTACTTTCTTAATATCTCTTTCAAATAGGTCTATCTTTTTACTCTTTAAAAAACCAATATTTGCAACCATGTCTATTTCATTAGCACCGCTATCAATAGCAAATTTGGTTTCATAGGCCTTAGCCTCTTTAATCATAGCTCCTAAAGGAAATCCTACAACAGAGCAAACTTTAACATTTGAATGTAAGAGAAAATTGTATGCAACATTAACATAAGCAGAATTAACACATACAGAATAAAAATTATGCTCCTTAGCTTCTATACATAATTGTCTTATATCATCTATTGTGGCATCTGCTCTTAATATAGTATGATCTATTAATTGATTAAGATTATCCATTTTTTATACACCTCTATATACTAGGATATAAAATATTATGGACTTTGTCAAATTTATTTTTTCTATTACATATA
The genomic region above belongs to Brachyspira sp. SAP_772 and contains:
- the deoC gene encoding deoxyribose-phosphate aldolase; its protein translation is MDNLNQLIDHTILRADATIDDIRQLCIEAKEHNFYSVCVNSAYVNVAYNFLLHSNVKVCSVVGFPLGAMIKEAKAYETKFAIDSGANEIDMVANIGFLKSKKIDLFERDIKKVRDACHVGVLKVIIETCLLTDEEKVLACKIAKEFGADFVKTSTGFSTGGATEHDVELMRKTVGDKIGVKASGGIKTYEDAIKMINAGANRIGTSNGVTIMKSLK